A window from Gallus gallus isolate bGalGal1 chromosome 5, bGalGal1.mat.broiler.GRCg7b, whole genome shotgun sequence encodes these proteins:
- the OLFR4 gene encoding olfactory receptor family 5 subfamily J member 2, producing the protein MAEGNHTLASEFILVGLSDHPKMKAALFVVFLLIYVITLSGNLGIIILIQGDPRLHTSMYFFLSSLSVVDICFSSVIAPRTLVNFLSERRTISFTGCTGQTFFYIVFVTTECFLLAVMAYDRYVAICNPLLYSTIMTRRQCMQLVVGSYIGGILNAVIQTTFIIRLPFCGSNIINHFFCDVPPLLALSCASTYISEMILFSLAGIIELSTVTSILVSYIFISCAILRIRSAEGRQKALSTCASHLTAVTLLYGTTIFTYLRPSSSYSLNTDKVVSVFYTVVIPMLNPLIYSLRNQEVKGALSRVVERITVRV; encoded by the coding sequence ATGGCGGAAGGGAATCACACCTTGGCATCAGAGTTCATTCTTGTGGGCCTGAGTGATCATCCCAAGATGAAGGCAGCCCTCTTTGTGGTGTTTCTGCTCATCTACGTCATCACCCTTTCAGGCAATTTGGGGATAATCATCCTCATCCAAGGTGACCCCAGGCTCCACACttccatgtacttcttcctcagCAGCCTCTCGGTGGTCGACATCTGCTTCTCCTCCGTGATTGCCCCCAGAACCCTGGTGAACTTCCTGTCAGAGAGGAGGACCATTTCCTTCACTGGCTGCACAGGCCAAACTTTCTTCTACATTGTCTTTGTGACCACGGAGTGCTTCCTGCTGGCTGTCATGGCATATGACCGgtacgttgccatctgcaacCCATTGCTCTACTCAACCATTATGACTCGCAGACAGTGCATGCAGTTAGTGGTAGGGTCCTACATCGGGGGCATCCTCAATGCCGTTATACAGACGACCTTCATCATCAGGCTGCCCTTCTGTGGCTCCAACATCATAAACCACTTCTTCTGTGATGTTCCTCCCCTCCTGGCCCTATCCTGTGCCAGCACCTACATCAGTGAGATGATCCTCTTCTCCCTAGCTGGCATCATTGAACTCAGCACCGTCACCAGCATCCTGGTCTCCTACATCTTCATCTCCTGTGCCATCCTGAGGATCCGTTCAGCTGAAGGCAGGCAAAAAGCCCTCTCCACCTGTGCATCCCACCTGACGGCTGTCACCCTGCTCTATGGAACAACAATATTCACGTACCTGCGGCCCAGCTCTAGTTATTCCCTCAACACGGATAAGGTGGTCTCTGTCTTCTACACGGTGGTGATTCCGATGCTGAACCCGCTCATCTACAGCCTGAGGAACCAGGAGGTGAAGGGTGCTCTGAGCAGGGTGGTAGAAAGGATCACAGTTAGGGTCTGA
- the OR8D4 gene encoding olfactory receptor 1019 isoform X1: protein MLVLCFSTSLLSNCNCVVMMAKGNHSSITEFVLLGFSEKRAIQAVLFMGFLLIYLITLLGNVGMITLIRLDSRLHTPMYFFLSSLSFLDICYSSTITPRVLSDLPASQKVISHSACLAQFYFYAVFATTECYLLAAMAYDRYVAICSPLLYVFSMSSRVCVLLVAGSYLVGVVNATIHTGLALQLSFCGPNIINHFYCDGPPLYAISCTDPTTNEIAMFLVVGFNMLITSVTIFISLKGGWSPKNTFCPEKGSVICCDGNSLNHLDDKSLELRPAGRAFYYGIECTLSNFVDDTKLSGAADMAEGRDVIQQDLDKL from the exons ATGCTGGTTTTGTGTTTCTCCACATCTCTGCTTTCCAACTGCAACTGTGTTGTGATGATGGCCAAGGGAAATCACAGCTCCATCACTGAATTTGTGCTCTTGGGATTCTCTGAAAAGAGGGCCATCCAGGCTGTTCTCTTTATGGGCTTCTTGCTGATCTACCTGATCACTCTGCTAGGCAATGTGGGCATGATCACATTGATCAGGCTGGACTCCCGGCTTCACACCCCTATGTACTTCTTCCTGAGCAGCTTGTCCTTCCTCGATATCTGCTATTCCTCCACAATCACTCCTCGAGTGCTTTCAGACCTCCCAGCATCACAGAAAGTCATTTCCCACTCTGCATGCCTGGCACAGTTTTATTTCTACGCTGTCTTTGCCACCACAGAGTGCTACCTTTTGGCCGCAATGGCATATGACCGCTACGTGGCCatctgcagccctctgctctaTGTCTTCTCCATGTCCAGCAGAGTTTGTGTGCTGCTGGTTGCTGGCTCATACCTTGTCGGGGTTGTGAATGCCACCATTCACACAGGGCTTGCACTGCAGCTGTCCTTCTGTGGTCCCAACATCATCAATCACTTCTACTGTGACGGTCCCCCGCTCTACGCCATCTCGTGCACAGACCCCACCACCAATGAGATTGCGATGTTTCTTGTGGTTGGCTTCAACATGCTCATCACCAGCGTGACCATCTTCATCTCCTTGAAGGGTGGTTGGTCTCCAAAGAACACTTTCTGCCCTGAGAAGGGGAGTGTCATCTGTTGTGATGGAAATAGCCTTAACCATCTGGATGACAAGAGCCTGGAGCTCAGGCCTGCTGGAAGAGCTTTCT ATtatggaatcgagtgcaccctaAGCAACTTTGTggatgacacaaagctgagtgGCGCGGCTGAtatggcagaaggaagggatgtcatccagcAAGACCTTGATAAACTCTAA
- the LOC428816 gene encoding olfactory receptor 1019-like, producing MAGGNHSGVTEFVLLGFTTMQELLFVVFFLIYITTLMGNLGMIVLIRTDPHLHTPMYFFLSHLSFLDICYSSSITPKLLLGLLAGQKVISFHGCLTQLFFYLVFITTEAFFLAIMAYDRCVAIHWPLHYLVVMSHRVCVQLVVGSYMASSLNALVHTTALLHLSFCGPNVLRHFYCEIPPLLQLSCSDTWLNQVLMLSCAGFIIASLVLAILVSYTFILLTICSIRSVEGRHKAFFTCTSHLTAVTLFCGSAAFLYLHPLSSHAEEERKTASIFYTVVTPMINPFIYSLRNAEVRNALSRAVRKVPSCVHCHHSPSNQIRRGATHHSRWSRRNTLDT from the coding sequence ATGGCAGGGGGAAACCACTCTGGCGTGACAGAGTTTGTCCTCTTGGGCTTCACCACTatgcaggagctgctctttgtggttttcttcctcatctACATCACCACTCTGATGGGGAACCTCGGGATGATCGTCCTCATCAGGACCGACCCTCATCTTCACACacccatgtacttcttcctcagCCACCTCTCATTCCTGGACATCTGCTACTCCTCATCCATAActccaaagctgctgctgggcctccTCGCTGGGCAGAAAGTCATTTCTTTCCATGGTTGCCTCACGCAGCTCTTCTTCTATTTAGTATTCATCACCACGGAAGCCTTCTTTCTGGCCATCATGGCATATGACCGCTGCGTGGCCATCCACTGGCCTCTGCACTACTTGGTTGTCATGTCCCACAGGGTCTGTGTGCAGCTGGTGGTGGGCTCCTACATGGCCAGCAGCCTGAACGCCCTGGTGCACACCACAGCTCTCCTCCACCTGTCCTTCTGCGGGCCAAATGTGCTGAGACATTTCTACTGTGAAATCCCacccctcctgcagctctcgTGCTCTGACACCTGGCTCAACCAGGTCTTGATGCTCTCGTGTGCTGGCTTCATCATTGCCTCCTTAGTCTTGGCCATCCTTGTCTCCTACACCTTCATCCTGCTCACCATCTGCAGCATCCGCTCTGTGGAGGGccggcacaaagccttcttcACCTGCACCTCACACCTCACTGCCGTCACCCTCTTCTGTGGCTCTGCAGCTTTCTTGTACCTCCATCCCCTCTCCAGTCatgcagaagaggaaaggaaaacagcctCCATCTTCTACACTGTGGTGACCCCCATGATCAACCCCTTCATCTACAGCCTGAGGAACGCAGAGGTGAGGAATGCCCTGAGCAGAGCCGTGAGGAAGGTCCCCTCCTGCGTCCACTGTCATCACTCTCCCTCCAACCAAATTCGAAGGGGTGCCACACATCACAGCAGATGGAGCAGAAGAAACACACTGGACACCTGA
- the LOC101751605 gene encoding olfactory receptor 1009-like translates to MGWTNHSMVTEFTLAGFGDRPELQEVLLVVFLTMYFINLVGNVGMILLIHCEPRLHAPMYFFLSHLSLLDISFSSSIIPKFLLSLLTGSRTISYRGCLTQLYFYVMFGTAESFLLAAMAYDRYVAICNPLRYTVVMSQGLCLRLVVSCYAAGALNSAVQTVAMLRLSFCASHRLDHFYCEGALLFALSCSDTSINDVLMLVFASCTVGTTSTATLLSYGCILATVLQTRSRRARHKAISTCTSHLSVTLLFYGALAFMYMRPGAKRSVKLDKVASIFYTAITPMLNPFVYSLRNQEVRAALSRVRRKALLMCHRHRGSF, encoded by the coding sequence ATGGGATGGACAAATCACTCCATGGTGACAGAGTTCACTCTTGCGGGGTTCGGTGATCgccctgagctgcaggaagTGCTCCTTGTGGTGTTCCTCACCATGTACTTCATCAACCTAGTGGGAAATGTGGGGATGATCCTCTTAATCCACTGTGAACCCAGGCTGCACgcccccatgtacttcttcctaAGCCACCTGTCCCTCCTGGACATCAGCTTCTCCTCCAGCATCATCCCAAAgttcctcctcagcctcctgaCAGGGAGCAGAACCATCTCCTATAGGGGATGTCTCACTCAGCTTTACTTCTACGTCATGTTTGGCACAGCAGAATCCTTCCTCCTGGCTGCCATGGCATATGACCGCTACGTGGCCATCTGCAACCCACTCCGGTACACAGTGGTGATGTCCCAGGGACTGTGCCTGCGCCTGGTGGTCAGCTGCTATGCTGCAGGGGCCCTCAACTCCGCCGTGCAAACGGTGGCCATGCTTCGCCTCTCCTTCTGTGCCTCCCACCGCCTGGACCACTTCTACTGTGAAGGAGCACTGCTCTTTGCCCTCTCGTGCTCTGACACCAGCATCAATGATGTCTTGATGCTCGTCTTTGCCAGCTGCACGGTGGGCACCACCAGCACGGCCACCCTGCTGTCCTACGGCTGCATCCTGGCCACCGTGCTGCAGACTCGCTCCCGCAGGGCCAGGCATAAGGCCATCTCCACCTGTACCTCCCACCTCTCGGTCACTCTCCTCTTCTACGGGGCGCTCGCCTTCATGTACATGCGGCCTGGAGCCAAAAGGTCAGTCAAGCTGGACAAAGTGGCTTCCATCTTCTACACTGCCATCACCCCCATGCTCAACCCCTTTGTCTACAGCCTGAGGAACCAGGAGGTGAGGGCTGCCCTGAGCAGGGTGAGGAGGAAGGCATTGCTCATGTGTCACAGACATCGGGGCAGCTTTTAG